One Nonomuraea angiospora DNA segment encodes these proteins:
- a CDS encoding helix-turn-helix domain-containing protein codes for MGYTIEGVGKLLHRHGWSVQVPARRALEQDKEAIAAWKEQVWPVVKAPRRAWAPTCVSRTRPDKG; via the coding sequence ATCGGCTACACCATCGAGGGAGTGGGCAAGCTGCTGCATCGCCACGGCTGGTCGGTCCAGGTCCCGGCGCGGCGGGCCTTGGAGCAGGATAAGGAGGCCATCGCCGCCTGGAAGGAGCAGGTGTGGCCGGTGGTGAAAGCACCGCGGCGGGCCTGGGCGCCTACGTGTGTTTCGAGGACGAGGCCGGACAAGGGCTGA
- a CDS encoding restriction endonuclease subunit S — translation MTDLPPGWVRTTIGDVCSVVSGATPKTTEPNYWDGNIPWITPDDLSRNPAKITYHGRRFLTQDGFDSCSTQMIPANAVLFSSRAPIGYITISGNAVCTNQGFKTAVPPTGIDSNYLYWYLQFKVPEIRSRASGTTFKEISAKGFADTEMLVPPLAEQWRIVNALEDHLSRLDVGLSGLESNVQRVANWRSSLLAAAVSGKLIEPKSPWKVASIGDLAKVGTGATPLRSRKDYYDGGDIPWVTSGLLNEPFIDQADQFITSAALKETNVKLWPAGALLVAMYGEGKTRGKCAELRIPATTNQACAAIVFREESEWRRPWVKLFLQATYEKNRKLASGGVQPNLNLGLVRRIQIPLPSRSEQDEILAEMDRQLTIGDSLAAVLVRSRRRVDVLRAALLREAFTGRLVPQNPEDEPASVLLERIKAERTAMQTPKRRGSRTGPEAARTKSNSRMKSENTPRQETL, via the coding sequence ATGACCGACCTACCGCCTGGCTGGGTACGAACGACGATCGGCGATGTATGTTCCGTGGTATCAGGCGCAACGCCGAAGACCACGGAGCCAAACTATTGGGATGGAAACATTCCCTGGATCACTCCTGATGATCTGTCGCGGAATCCAGCTAAAATTACCTATCACGGGCGTCGATTCCTTACTCAAGACGGGTTTGATTCCTGTTCGACGCAAATGATTCCGGCAAACGCTGTCTTGTTTAGCTCTCGAGCGCCCATTGGCTACATAACGATTTCCGGGAATGCGGTATGTACAAACCAGGGATTCAAAACTGCTGTCCCCCCAACCGGAATTGACTCGAATTATCTTTACTGGTATCTACAGTTCAAGGTGCCCGAAATTCGATCGCGAGCCAGTGGTACAACATTTAAGGAGATTTCGGCTAAGGGGTTCGCGGACACGGAAATGCTAGTTCCACCTCTTGCTGAGCAGTGGCGCATCGTCAACGCCCTCGAAGACCATCTCTCCCGTCTTGATGTGGGCCTTAGTGGGCTGGAATCCAATGTACAAAGGGTGGCGAACTGGAGATCGTCGCTCCTGGCAGCTGCCGTATCGGGAAAACTTATCGAGCCGAAATCTCCATGGAAGGTCGCATCGATCGGCGATCTGGCGAAGGTAGGGACCGGTGCGACGCCCCTTAGGTCGCGTAAAGATTACTACGATGGTGGGGATATTCCGTGGGTTACCAGTGGTCTGCTAAATGAACCATTTATAGATCAAGCTGATCAGTTCATCACGTCGGCTGCGCTGAAGGAAACTAATGTCAAGTTGTGGCCGGCCGGAGCATTGCTGGTTGCGATGTATGGAGAGGGGAAGACGCGGGGCAAGTGTGCAGAGCTCCGGATTCCGGCTACAACTAATCAGGCGTGTGCCGCTATCGTTTTTCGTGAGGAGAGTGAATGGCGACGGCCTTGGGTCAAGCTTTTCCTTCAAGCTACCTATGAAAAGAATCGGAAGCTCGCATCCGGTGGGGTCCAGCCAAATCTCAATCTTGGCCTTGTCCGTAGAATTCAAATTCCGCTTCCATCTCGCTCGGAGCAGGATGAGATTCTTGCAGAGATGGATCGTCAATTGACAATCGGAGATTCGCTGGCGGCAGTGCTGGTTCGATCTCGTCGCAGAGTCGACGTACTGAGGGCGGCTCTCCTTAGAGAGGCATTCACGGGGCGCTTGGTACCCCAGAATCCTGAAGATGAGCCAGCGTCTGTGCTGTTGGAACGGATCAAGGCGGAGCGCACGGCCATGCAGACTCCCAAACGTCGCGGTAGCCGTACCGGACCGGAAGCAGCCAGGACTAAGAGCAATAGCCGTATGAAATCCGAGAACACGCCGAGACAGGAGACGCTGTGA
- a CDS encoding scabin-related ADP-ribosyltransferase, with protein MGQLEGMVPEGVRSLKDALRQAESSLDSIGEELWNLLRGAWLSTASADTVRQVAAWAGTQGPEINKRLLLLERMELDKPELFGAGKPPISVDDSMFAPGAVLPTTGGFWDRIGQQIQDAFDPNLTSGNPMTETVKGAVESVTGLGKMVVDYSPARAVVDFMGWQRSVNDLGQSLLYGIQNPAEFAKSALDWDTWASNPERAFGRLLPDIVAAVTTAGSSGAASGTAKAIGALGKAAKSVIKPKPTATLSRFGERFELKGKEVPPLFRGDGRTLEGIFENGMTARDPDMSIEQHLSGENGLIAASKSKNVARGFAVGHKGYIFEIDDRGNGMEVKYGPGFKHLRGEQEVVFKRIDPSQIRGAWKPGKYGSADDVWIPNPHYVPR; from the coding sequence ATGGGCCAGTTGGAGGGCATGGTCCCCGAGGGAGTCCGCAGCCTGAAGGACGCACTGCGCCAGGCTGAATCGTCGCTGGACTCCATCGGCGAGGAGTTATGGAACTTACTGCGCGGAGCCTGGCTGTCGACCGCCTCGGCCGACACGGTGCGTCAGGTAGCGGCGTGGGCTGGAACCCAGGGCCCGGAGATCAATAAGCGGTTGCTGCTTCTGGAACGCATGGAGCTGGACAAGCCGGAGCTGTTCGGCGCTGGCAAGCCGCCGATCTCGGTCGACGACTCGATGTTCGCTCCGGGAGCGGTCCTGCCCACGACAGGCGGCTTCTGGGACCGCATCGGCCAGCAGATCCAGGACGCCTTCGACCCGAACCTGACCTCCGGCAACCCGATGACGGAAACGGTCAAGGGCGCGGTGGAGAGCGTGACCGGCTTGGGCAAGATGGTGGTCGACTACTCTCCCGCCCGGGCGGTCGTCGACTTCATGGGCTGGCAACGCAGCGTCAACGACCTGGGCCAAAGCCTGCTCTACGGCATTCAGAACCCGGCCGAGTTCGCCAAGTCGGCGCTGGACTGGGATACCTGGGCTTCCAACCCCGAGCGGGCATTCGGCCGTCTCCTCCCGGACATCGTGGCAGCCGTCACAACGGCCGGCTCCAGCGGCGCTGCCTCAGGCACCGCCAAGGCCATCGGGGCCCTGGGCAAGGCGGCCAAGAGCGTGATCAAGCCCAAGCCGACGGCCACGCTGTCACGCTTCGGGGAGCGCTTCGAACTTAAGGGGAAGGAGGTGCCACCGCTGTTCCGGGGGGACGGTCGGACACTGGAGGGAATCTTCGAGAACGGTATGACCGCTCGCGACCCGGACATGAGCATCGAACAGCACCTCTCCGGCGAGAACGGCCTGATCGCCGCCTCGAAGAGCAAGAACGTTGCCAGGGGGTTCGCTGTCGGACACAAGGGATACATCTTTGAGATCGATGACCGCGGAAACGGCATGGAAGTAAAGTACGGCCCCGGCTTCAAGCACCTCAGAGGCGAGCAGGAGGTCGTGTTCAAGCGGATCGATCCATCGCAGATCAGAGGAGCCTGGAAACCAGGCAAGTACGGAAGCGCTGACGACGTCTGGATTCCGAACCCCCACTACGTGCCGAGGTGA
- a CDS encoding helix-turn-helix domain-containing protein, with product MKTVATRLRVHERSVTRWRKSWHEGGTQALLSKGPVSKEKLSAQQWERLETGLRRGPPAWGIRREPVLDPGTGQDADRPAVPHRLHHRGSGQAAASPRLVGPGPGAAGLGAG from the coding sequence ATCAAGACGGTCGCCACACGGTTACGGGTCCACGAGCGGTCGGTAACCCGCTGGCGCAAGTCCTGGCACGAGGGCGGGACGCAAGCACTGCTGTCCAAGGGGCCGGTGTCGAAGGAGAAGCTGTCGGCCCAGCAGTGGGAGCGGCTGGAGACCGGGCTGCGGCGCGGCCCCCCGGCCTGGGGGATACGACGAGAACCAGTGCTGGACCCTGGCACGGGTCAAGACGCTGATCGGCCGGCTGTTCCACATCGGCTACACCATCGAGGGAGTGGGCAAGCTGCTGCATCGCCACGGCTGGTCGGTCCAGGTCCCGGCGCGGCGGGCCTTGGAGCAGGATAA
- a CDS encoding transposase: MAGGESTAAGLGAYVCFEDEAGQGLRPPKGRTWAPVGDRPVVTVRGKGSGRVNMAGVVAYRDGERPHLFYRLHVYCGRKGEPKSFSWMDYWDLIVAVHQHLDAPLVWCWDNLNVHLVGQLVEFAAQPADGLRIVQLRLTRPS; the protein is encoded by the coding sequence GTGGCCGGTGGTGAAAGCACCGCGGCGGGCCTGGGCGCCTACGTGTGTTTCGAGGACGAGGCCGGACAAGGGCTGAGGCCGCCGAAGGGACGCACCTGGGCGCCGGTCGGGGACAGGCCGGTGGTGACGGTACGCGGCAAGGGCTCCGGCCGGGTCAACATGGCCGGTGTTGTGGCCTACCGGGACGGTGAGCGGCCGCACCTGTTCTACCGGCTGCATGTCTACTGCGGCCGCAAGGGCGAGCCCAAGTCGTTCTCTTGGATGGACTACTGGGACCTGATCGTGGCCGTCCACCAGCACCTGGACGCGCCACTGGTCTGGTGCTGGGACAACCTGAATGTGCACCTGGTCGGCCAGCTTGTCGAGTTCGCCGCTCAGCCCGCCGATGGGCTGCGCATCGTCCAGTTACGGCTTACGCGCCCGAGTTGA
- a CDS encoding RusA family crossover junction endodeoxyribonuclease, whose product MTDRHVVTIQVTGRPATFATAHEKPWKDAVRLAIAASGVEPQAARFAVRLEFRLAAARNANEVWDLDNLIKPTLDAMEGIFGARAWRGTPQPADDRVDRIEAVKRLPEAGEFPGATIDVWVIEPD is encoded by the coding sequence ATGACGGATCGCCATGTGGTGACGATTCAGGTGACCGGTCGGCCTGCTACCTTCGCCACCGCCCACGAAAAGCCTTGGAAAGATGCTGTTCGATTGGCCATCGCTGCGAGCGGAGTGGAGCCTCAAGCCGCGCGTTTCGCCGTTCGTTTGGAGTTCCGGCTTGCCGCGGCCCGCAATGCGAACGAGGTCTGGGATCTGGATAACCTCATCAAGCCCACGCTCGATGCGATGGAGGGCATCTTCGGCGCACGGGCATGGCGTGGGACACCACAGCCCGCCGATGACAGAGTCGACCGCATCGAGGCTGTCAAGCGCCTTCCAGAGGCGGGCGAGTTCCCAGGGGCAACGATCGATGTGTGGGTTATCGAGCCGGACTAA
- a CDS encoding type I restriction endonuclease subunit R, translated as MSTYIEELAQRSPNFGFLLPHEPMLVLDGVSAESHVYTDPDAAMYKARRFTEILAKLLVRLTNTTVQHDDQKGRIYALSRVGVLVPQIRQAFDQVRSSGNRAVHTHYGDVRAALNCVKVCFELGVWFHRALSPNDGRTFAFVPPADPDTAQAASAAEQAQLDQLRAELAAHRERLAEALVTRDEKATLLEAEARARAEAQRALEQATADRDRLQALVEQLDTRLAEMESAFTGSLKKIKKPSAVERDNLIARAVHAARLPRTEKEVREEVDQMLATSGWLVQDADKVNLYVGQGVALREAHTASGPADYLLYVDRKLVGVVEAKREGTALRTVEKQSARYAEGLTATQQMQAWRMPLPFRYETTATETHFTNTLDPNPRSREVFSFHRPEALARWMRAAEDDEAAPTLRAKLHCGLPELAEKGLRPAQVRAVRGLEASLRRSEPRSLIQMATGAGKTYTAVTASYRLLQHAGAFRILFLVDRNTLGKQAHSEFTNYVTPDDGRKFSDLFNVQRLAGADMLDSSKIVISTVQRLYAMLRGKDVPPADTEDEALDSYDIDEVVGVEYNPKVPPEAFDLIIVDECHRSIYGQWRAVLEYFDAFIVGLTATPVAQTFGFFHQNLVSEYTYTEAVADRVNVDFNVYRIRTEIGENGAVIPEGIVVPKLDRKTRAQRYEELDDDYPYTGRQLGRKVVSRGQLKLVLETFRDRLFTEIFPRQLGQPERTYVPKTLVFAVDENHAEEIVGMVRQIFDQGNEFCQKITYTAKNPDKLITDFRNSPELRIAVTVNMIATGTDIKPLECVFFLNEVKSWAMFEQMKGRGARSIDPNELHAVTPDVASKDRFVLVDAVGVTDSERVDASPLEKHTEKQISLERLLKKAGTVSLSLEETSTLASRLARLNQQITPEERAELERLAGQPMTEVVRSLSRCNDPNVLDEGRQTGRGWERRLVEQAVEPLADPEFRQRLLDIRRAHDIVYDEVNQDNLIEARGVDRGETAERIITSWADYVRQHRDELTALELAYRSGSSGREVYRQLKELSSQLARPPYQWTPDRLWEAYEQVGKAAASPGVQHGVADLIQLIRFELGLIDGQPRSHRRVIEERFANWRARQEQAGVRFTADQIWWLERIRDVVATSAAFDHNDLDQVPFTERGGTDGFLHAFGDDGAEAILTDLNRDLTA; from the coding sequence ATGAGCACGTACATCGAGGAACTGGCGCAGCGGTCGCCGAACTTCGGGTTCTTGCTGCCGCATGAGCCGATGCTTGTTCTGGACGGCGTGTCTGCGGAGTCGCATGTCTACACCGACCCTGACGCCGCGATGTATAAGGCTCGGCGCTTCACGGAGATTCTCGCTAAGTTACTGGTCCGGCTCACCAACACTACGGTTCAGCATGACGACCAGAAGGGGCGCATCTACGCGCTGAGCAGGGTAGGGGTTCTGGTTCCGCAGATCCGTCAGGCTTTCGACCAGGTACGAAGCTCCGGAAACCGGGCCGTTCATACCCACTACGGGGACGTCCGCGCCGCGCTTAATTGCGTCAAGGTCTGCTTCGAACTGGGAGTTTGGTTCCATCGGGCGCTGAGTCCTAACGACGGGCGCACGTTCGCATTCGTCCCCCCGGCCGATCCAGACACGGCCCAGGCGGCGAGCGCGGCCGAGCAGGCCCAGCTCGACCAACTCCGCGCCGAACTGGCCGCACATCGCGAGCGGCTCGCGGAAGCACTGGTCACACGGGATGAGAAGGCCACCCTGTTGGAGGCCGAAGCACGGGCGCGTGCCGAGGCTCAGCGCGCTCTAGAGCAGGCAACCGCGGACCGTGACCGGCTGCAGGCTCTCGTCGAGCAGTTGGACACGCGCCTGGCCGAGATGGAGTCGGCGTTCACCGGGAGCCTCAAGAAGATCAAGAAGCCGTCTGCGGTCGAGCGGGACAACCTCATCGCAAGGGCGGTCCATGCTGCCCGGCTGCCTCGAACCGAGAAGGAAGTACGCGAGGAAGTCGATCAAATGCTCGCCACATCCGGCTGGCTGGTGCAAGACGCGGACAAGGTGAACCTGTACGTTGGCCAGGGCGTGGCCCTGCGCGAGGCTCACACCGCCAGTGGCCCGGCGGACTACCTGCTCTATGTCGACCGAAAGCTGGTCGGCGTGGTGGAGGCTAAGCGAGAAGGTACAGCGCTGCGCACGGTCGAGAAGCAGTCGGCCCGCTATGCCGAAGGGCTGACCGCGACCCAGCAAATGCAGGCATGGCGTATGCCGCTGCCGTTCCGTTACGAGACCACCGCAACCGAGACCCACTTCACCAACACCCTCGACCCCAACCCGCGTTCTCGCGAGGTCTTCTCCTTCCATCGGCCCGAGGCACTGGCCCGATGGATGCGTGCAGCCGAGGACGACGAAGCGGCGCCTACCCTCCGTGCCAAGCTTCACTGCGGCCTGCCAGAACTGGCCGAAAAGGGACTGCGCCCAGCACAAGTGCGCGCCGTACGGGGCCTGGAGGCGTCGCTACGGCGGAGTGAGCCACGATCACTCATCCAGATGGCGACCGGGGCGGGTAAGACCTACACCGCGGTTACCGCTTCCTACCGGCTGCTCCAGCACGCTGGAGCGTTCCGAATCCTGTTCCTGGTAGACCGGAACACCCTGGGCAAACAGGCACACAGCGAGTTCACCAACTACGTCACACCCGACGACGGCCGCAAGTTCAGTGACCTGTTCAACGTACAGCGGCTGGCCGGCGCAGACATGCTCGATTCGTCCAAGATCGTGATCTCCACGGTCCAGCGGCTATATGCCATGCTCAGGGGCAAGGACGTTCCGCCCGCCGACACCGAGGACGAAGCACTCGACTCCTACGACATCGACGAGGTGGTAGGAGTTGAGTACAACCCGAAAGTTCCGCCGGAGGCCTTCGACCTCATCATCGTGGACGAGTGCCACCGCTCCATCTACGGCCAGTGGCGCGCGGTCCTGGAGTATTTCGACGCTTTTATCGTCGGCCTGACCGCGACCCCGGTCGCACAGACCTTCGGGTTCTTCCACCAGAACTTGGTTAGCGAGTACACCTACACCGAGGCGGTGGCCGACCGCGTCAACGTCGACTTCAACGTCTACCGAATCCGTACTGAGATCGGGGAGAACGGCGCGGTAATCCCGGAGGGGATCGTGGTGCCCAAACTCGACCGCAAGACCCGGGCACAACGATACGAAGAACTGGATGATGACTACCCCTACACCGGGCGCCAGCTCGGCCGGAAGGTCGTGAGCAGGGGCCAGCTCAAGCTTGTCCTGGAGACTTTCCGTGACAGGCTGTTTACCGAGATCTTCCCACGCCAGCTCGGCCAGCCCGAGCGGACGTACGTGCCCAAGACGCTTGTCTTCGCTGTGGACGAGAACCACGCCGAGGAGATCGTCGGAATGGTCCGCCAGATCTTCGACCAGGGTAACGAGTTCTGTCAGAAGATCACGTATACGGCGAAGAATCCCGACAAGCTCATTACGGACTTCCGTAATAGCCCGGAGTTACGGATCGCCGTCACCGTCAACATGATCGCCACAGGAACCGACATCAAGCCTTTGGAATGCGTCTTCTTTCTCAACGAGGTGAAGAGCTGGGCGATGTTCGAGCAGATGAAGGGGCGCGGTGCCCGCAGCATCGACCCGAATGAGTTACATGCAGTCACCCCAGACGTCGCCTCCAAGGACCGGTTTGTGCTGGTCGATGCGGTCGGCGTCACCGATTCCGAGCGCGTGGACGCGTCCCCGCTGGAGAAGCACACCGAGAAGCAGATCAGCCTGGAGCGGCTGCTGAAGAAGGCCGGCACTGTCAGCCTGTCCCTGGAGGAGACCTCCACCCTCGCCTCACGCCTCGCCCGCCTCAACCAGCAGATCACTCCCGAGGAGCGCGCTGAGCTGGAACGCCTCGCCGGGCAGCCGATGACTGAGGTGGTGCGGAGCCTGTCCCGCTGCAACGACCCCAACGTGCTGGACGAGGGCCGGCAGACCGGCAGGGGATGGGAACGCCGCCTGGTCGAGCAGGCTGTCGAACCTCTGGCCGACCCTGAGTTCCGGCAGAGGCTGCTAGACATCCGCCGCGCTCACGACATCGTGTACGACGAAGTCAACCAGGACAACTTGATCGAAGCACGAGGTGTGGATCGAGGCGAGACCGCCGAGCGCATCATCACCTCCTGGGCGGACTACGTCCGGCAGCATCGGGACGAGCTGACCGCCCTTGAGCTGGCCTACCGCAGCGGGTCGAGCGGACGCGAGGTCTATCGACAGCTCAAAGAACTCTCCTCACAGCTGGCCCGCCCGCCGTACCAGTGGACCCCCGACCGACTCTGGGAGGCGTATGAGCAGGTCGGCAAGGCCGCCGCTAGCCCGGGAGTACAGCACGGCGTGGCCGACCTTATCCAGCTCATCCGCTTCGAACTCGGCCTCATCGATGGGCAGCCCCGGTCGCACCGCCGCGTCATTGAGGAGCGATTTGCCAACTGGCGCGCCCGTCAAGAGCAGGCAGGAGTGCGCTTCACCGCTGATCAAATCTGGTGGCTGGAGCGAATCCGCGATGTGGTCGCCACCAGTGCAGCATTCGACCACAACGATTTGGACCAAGTGCCTTTCACAGAACGCGGCGGCACCGACGGTTTTCTCCACGCCTTCGGTGACGACGGTGCTGAAGCTATCCTCACCGACCTGAATCGAGACCTCACCGCATGA
- a CDS encoding ADP-ribosylglycohydrolase family protein, translating into MNLVQRAVGAVVGSAVGDALGAPFEFGPAGAFSSRFPVPGAGGEMSGGGGWDAGEATDDTQMAVHVAESLLERGGLDPPDIFARFQRWAADQPKDIGLQTEDVLTRGLPWDQAAAAHYRSSHRAAGNGALMRATASAVYFAREGRQATMDAARHIAALTHGDSAAWEGTAIFHDLIRVALDGADPLDQLSQTLTAVHPDHRQRYATVLARSWYPGQATEFNGAVWPCLGSAVWALRTTRSYEGAIRAAIDLGGDTDTVAAVTGGLAGAVYGPEAIPTNWTEALHVPLPGSGGRTLRLPQLIDLARDLVERPTPD; encoded by the coding sequence GTGAATCTTGTGCAGCGTGCCGTTGGCGCGGTCGTCGGCTCGGCTGTGGGTGACGCGCTGGGTGCTCCCTTCGAGTTCGGCCCGGCGGGCGCCTTCTCCTCCCGCTTTCCGGTACCGGGTGCCGGTGGCGAGATGAGCGGAGGCGGCGGCTGGGACGCCGGCGAGGCCACCGACGATACGCAGATGGCCGTCCATGTAGCCGAGTCGTTGCTGGAACGTGGCGGTTTGGACCCGCCGGATATCTTCGCCCGCTTCCAGCGATGGGCGGCCGATCAGCCGAAAGACATCGGACTGCAGACCGAAGACGTACTGACCCGCGGTCTGCCTTGGGATCAGGCCGCCGCCGCCCACTACCGGAGCAGCCACCGAGCCGCGGGTAACGGCGCGCTAATGCGCGCCACTGCGTCGGCGGTGTACTTCGCCCGCGAGGGACGGCAGGCCACCATGGACGCCGCTCGGCACATCGCCGCCCTCACCCACGGTGACTCGGCGGCATGGGAAGGCACCGCGATCTTTCACGACCTGATACGTGTCGCCCTGGACGGCGCGGACCCCTTGGACCAGCTCTCCCAGACTCTCACCGCTGTTCACCCCGACCATCGTCAACGCTACGCCACCGTCCTCGCCCGCAGCTGGTATCCCGGCCAGGCCACCGAATTCAACGGCGCCGTCTGGCCCTGTCTCGGCTCAGCCGTATGGGCACTGCGCACCACCCGCAGCTATGAGGGCGCCATCCGCGCCGCGATCGACCTGGGCGGCGACACCGACACCGTCGCCGCGGTCACCGGCGGACTGGCCGGAGCCGTGTACGGACCGGAAGCGATTCCAACCAATTGGACCGAGGCCTTACACGTTCCGCTACCCGGAAGCGGCGGCCGAACCCTGCGTCTGCCCCAGCTGATCGACCTCGCTCGTGATCTCGTAGAGCGTCCGACTCCAGACTGA
- a CDS encoding aminoglycoside phosphotransferase family protein — MLVALDVHPRVAMQILRHSQIAATTNIYSEVSSEETRKALKRLGGTSVSSLGGQPVRPGEIRSTGKPQCTVMVQPPPHGADRSQEVLLATVRTADTRPTINASLVRRLVDTQFPQWAALPLELLDPAGSDHVIYRLGEQLSVRLPRHDGAIGQAEKELEWLPRLAPRLPLAIPVPVGVGEPDFGYPWRWAVSRWLEGEVATVEALADSSAAAVQLAEFLAALQQFKSEDVQTMKAREDLADQPLAGRDRATRAAIAKVGDVFDTTAMTELWNAVLSAPGWDRPPVWFHGDFHTGNLLTVGGRLSAVIDFGGLGIGDPACDLIIAYTLMSADSRAAFRAALDVDDATWTRGRGWALATGLNAYTTYAAVNPRVAAQTTRQITEALIG; from the coding sequence TTGCTCGTCGCCCTCGACGTCCACCCGCGGGTGGCCATGCAGATCCTTCGCCACTCACAGATCGCGGCGACCACGAACATCTACAGCGAAGTCTCCTCAGAGGAGACACGCAAGGCGCTTAAACGCTTGGGCGGCACCTCGGTTTCTAGCCTTGGTGGCCAGCCAGTCCGGCCGGGGGAAATCCGGTCGACAGGCAAGCCACAGTGCACTGTGATGGTCCAGCCCCCGCCGCACGGAGCGGACCGATCGCAGGAGGTGCTCTTGGCAACCGTGAGAACCGCGGACACCCGCCCCACGATCAATGCCTCACTGGTCAGGAGGCTGGTCGATACGCAGTTCCCACAGTGGGCCGCGTTGCCCCTGGAGTTGCTCGATCCGGCCGGGTCGGACCATGTGATCTACCGGCTGGGCGAACAGCTGTCCGTCCGGCTGCCCCGCCACGACGGCGCCATCGGACAGGCCGAGAAGGAACTTGAGTGGCTGCCCCGGCTCGCCCCGCGACTGCCCCTGGCCATCCCGGTACCGGTGGGAGTGGGTGAGCCCGACTTCGGCTATCCGTGGCGGTGGGCGGTGTCCCGCTGGTTGGAGGGCGAGGTGGCGACCGTCGAGGCGCTGGCCGACTCGTCCGCGGCCGCCGTCCAACTGGCGGAGTTCCTGGCCGCCCTGCAGCAGTTCAAGTCCGAGGACGTTCAAACGATGAAGGCCCGCGAGGACCTCGCTGACCAGCCGTTGGCGGGCCGGGACCGCGCGACGCGGGCCGCCATCGCAAAGGTCGGCGACGTGTTCGACACCACTGCCATGACCGAACTGTGGAACGCGGTCCTGAGCGCCCCCGGATGGGATCGTCCTCCGGTCTGGTTCCACGGCGACTTCCACACCGGCAATCTGCTGACCGTCGGTGGCCGTCTCAGCGCGGTCATCGACTTCGGCGGGCTCGGCATCGGCGATCCGGCCTGTGATCTGATCATCGCCTACACGCTGATGTCGGCCGACAGCCGGGCCGCCTTCCGCGCCGCGCTCGATGTGGACGACGCCACCTGGACCCGGGGTCGCGGCTGGGCCCTTGCCACCGGTCTGAACGCCTACACCACCTATGCCGCCGTCAACCCGAGGGTCGCCGCGCAGACCACCCGTCAGATCACCGAGGCCCTCATCGGCTAG